The proteins below come from a single Mya arenaria isolate MELC-2E11 chromosome 8, ASM2691426v1 genomic window:
- the LOC128243089 gene encoding heat shock 70 kDa protein 12B-like, whose translation MASAQTSGDWMLVAAFDFGTTYSGYAFSLRDKPTMIQTNQAWNAGSEALVSLKTPTCVLLNPQKEFVAFGVEAEDKYLSLVEQGQHKPWMLFRRFKMMLHNNDGLNRNATVDDITGKKMPAMTIFEMSIRYLRDHLVDALKKQVDGIHESDILYVLTVPSIWNDAARQFMHEAAVMAGLASDRIKLALEPEAASVWCQHISSSFNADISKPGTQYMVVDLGGGTADISVHEKKFDTTLREIHKASGGPWGGTCVDQNFINWLTNIFGESTMSRFREEEMEGYFELLREFETKKRTITPDTDGPVTFRIPIVLRSIHDETIKRNLEQMKLTDEVALQGDKLRVAANIVRSWFSESIENTTQHMINLLSESKLINVSTILLVGGYGECKLVQDSVTKKIRNKNIIIPQEAGLVVLKGAVRFGHLSRLITSRVIKHRHGCVSEDANILTGYENESVLDGVFKSCA comes from the exons ATGGCATCCGCACAAACTTCCGGAGATTGGATGCTGGTGGCCGCATTTGACTTTGGCACGACATATAGTGGCTACGCCTTCTCTCTTCGCGATAAGCCGACGATGATCCAAACTAACCAAGCGTGGAATGCTGGTTCCGAAGCACTTGTATCACTGAAAACACCAACATGTGTTTTACTTAACCCGCAAAAAGAGTTCGTTGCATTTGGGGTTGAGGCTGAAGATAAATACCTGAGTCTTGTTGAACAGGGGCAGCACAAACCGTGGATGCTGTTCAGAAGATTCAAGATGATGCTTCATAACAATGAT GGATTAAACCGAAACGCAACAGTGGATGACATCACAGGCAAGAAGATGCCCGCAATGACAATATTCGAAATGTCCATTCGCTACCTACGTGACCATCTAGTTGACGCATTGAAGAAGCAAGTGGACGGAATCCACGAATCAGACATTTTATACGTGCTTACTGTTCCCTCTATTTGGAACGATGCTGCAAGACAGTTCATGCATGAAGCGGCTGTAATG GCTGGTCTAGCCAGTGATCGAATCAAGCTTGCACTTGAGCCAGAGGCGGCCTCAGTCTGGTGCCAACATATCAGCAGTAGCTTCAATGCAGACATTAGCAAGCCTGGCACTCAGTACATGGTTGTAGACCTTGGAG GAGGAACAGCAGACATATCTGTTCATGAAAAGAAATTCGATACAACTTTGAGAGAAATACATAAAGCCAGTGGTGGACCATGGGGAGGTACCTGCGTTGACCAGAATTTTATCAATTGGTTGACCAACATATTCGGGGAGAGCACGATGTCCAGATTCAGGGAGGAAGAAATGGAGGGTTACTTTGAACTTTTGCGTGAATTTGAGACGAAAAAGCGCACAATAACCCCAGACACGGACGGACCTGTGACATTTCGCATCCCTATAGTCTTAAGAAGTATCCATGATGAGACTATCAAACGAAATCTTGAACAGATGAAACTTACAGACGAAGTAGCTTTGCAAGGAGACAAGCTAAGAGTTGCAGCCAATATTGTAAGATCTTGGTTTTCTGAGTCTATCGAGAACACAACACAGCATATGATCAACCTTCTTTCCGAGAGTAAACTGATAAATGTTTCTACCATTTTGTTGGTTGGAGGCTACGGGGAATGCAAGCTTGTACAAGATTCAGTTACCAAGAAGATAAGAAACAAGAATATCATCATACCCCAAGAAGCTGGACTAGTGGTGTTAAAAGGCGCGGTCAGATTCGGACATCTATCTCGGTTGATTACGTCTAGAGTAATTAAACACAGACATGGTTGTGTCTCTGAAGATGCAAACATACTCACTGGCTATGAAAACGAATCAGTGCTTGATGGTGTTTTTAAGAGTTGTGCGTGA
- the LOC128243084 gene encoding heat shock 70 kDa protein 12B-like isoform X2, with amino-acid sequence MASADTFGSHLLVAAFDFGTTYSGYAFSFRNDPTKIQTNQAWNAGSEALLSLKTPTCVLLNPQKEFVAFGFEAENKYLGLVEQGKHKPWMLFRRFKMLLHNNDGLNRNATVKDITGKKMPAMTIFEMSIRYLRDHLVAELKKQVGGISESDVLYVITVPAIWTDAAKQFMREVAVNAGIDSDRIKLALEPEAASIWCQQINTSLKTDLSKTGSQYMVVDLGGGTADISVHEKNIDGTLKEIHKASGGPWGGTCVDHNFISWLTKIFGKTTMTRFKEEQMEDYFGLLREFETKKRTVTPDTDGLVTFRLPFGLRTIHVEVEKQNIEKKLERMKNADGVALQGDKLRISAKIVRSWFSESIEKTTQHMIVLLSERKMKEVSTIQLVGGYGECKLVHDSINKNIKDKNIFIPQEAGLAVLKGAVWFGQMTGLVTSRIVKYTYGFACDVEFDDKIHPVEKKIVNCFGEEKAQDAFLRVVCVDTEVNIGKPIKAPGTHIMSLDEDVNLKVYTSSEAKPVFVTDAKCKLLGKMSLGKGRSKEENEIEIYFLFGETELEVRVKMVKDGSEIKKVIDCLAV; translated from the exons ATGGCGTCTGCTGACACTTTCGGAAGTCATTTGCTTGTAGCCGCATTTGACTTTGGCACGACTTATAGTGGCTACGCTTTCTCTTTCCGCAACGATCCGACAAAGATTCAAACCAACCAAGCGTGGAATGCTGGTTCTGAAGCACTATTGTCACTGAAAACACCAACATGTGTTTTACTTAACCCGCAAAAAGAGTTTGTTGCATTTGGGTTTGAGGCTGAAAATAAATACCTAGGTCTTGTTGAACAAGGGAAGCACAAACCTTGGATGCTCTTTAGAAGATTCAAGATGCTGCTTCATAACAATGAT GGTTTAAACCGGAACGCGACGGTGAAGGACATAACAGGCAAGAAGATGCCCGCTatgacaatatttgaaatgtcCATTCGCTACCTTAGAGATCATCTTGTAGCAGAGCTTAAGAAGCAAGTGGGTGGAATCTCAGAATCAGACGTGTTGTACGTGATTACCGTTCCTGCCATCTGGACCGATGCTGCAAAACAGTTCATGCGAGAAGTGGCTGTCAAT GCTGGTATTGACAGTGATCGAATCAAGCTTGCACTTGAGCCCGAGGCGGCCTCAATTTGGTGTCAACAGATCAACACAAGCCTCAAGACAGACCTCAGCAAGACCGGCAGTCAGTACATGGTCGTAGACCTTGGAG GAGGAACAGCGGACATTTCTGTTCATGAAAAGAATATTGATGGcactttaaaagaaatacacaaaGCAAGCGGTGGACCATGGGGTGGTACCTGTGTTGACCACAATTTCATCAGCTGGTTGACCAAAATATTCGGGAAGACCACGATGACCAGATTCAAAGAGGAACAAATGGAAGACTATTTTGGGCTTCTTCGTGAGTTTGAGACGAAAAAGCGCACAGTTACCCCCGACACGGACGGACTTGTGACATTTCGTCTGCCTTTCGGCTTACGGACAATTCATGTTGAAgttgaaaaacagaacattgaaAAAAAGCTTGAACGAATGAAAAATGCTGATGGTGTTGCTTTGCAAGGAGACAAACTGAGAATTTCGGCCAAAATTGTTAGGTCTTGGTTTTCAGAATCAATCGAGAAAACAACACAGCACATGATTGTCCTTCTCTCTGAGAGAAAAATGAAGGAAGTTTCTACCATTCAGTTGGTGGGAGGCTATGGTGAATGCAAGCTTGTACACGATTCAATAAACAAGAatataaaagacaaaaacatatttattccaCAAGAAGCTGGACTAGCGGTGTTAAAAGGAGCCGTGTGGTTTGGACAGATGACTGGACTAGTTACATCCAGAATAGTAAAATACACATATGGGTTTGCATGTGATGTCGAGTTTGATGACAAAATACACCCCGTGGAGAAAAAGATAGTTAACTGCTTCGGGGAAGAAAAAGCTCAAGACGCTTTTTTAAGAGTTGTCTGTGTAGACACCGAGGTAAATATCGGAAAACCGATTAAGGCTCCTGGGACACATATTATGAGTTTAGATGAAGATGTTAATTTGAAAGTGTATACATCCTCAGAGGCAAAGCCAGTGTTTGTGACTGATGCTAAATGCAAACTGTTGGGGAAAATGTCGCTTGGAAAAGGAAGatcaaaagaagaaaatgaaatagaaatttATTTTCTCTTCGGCGAAACGGAGTTGGAAGTAAGAGTTAAAATGGTGAAAGATGGCTCCGAAATAAAGAAGGTCATTGATTGTTTAGCTGTCTAA
- the LOC128243086 gene encoding cAMP-regulated D2 protein-like, which translates to MDVLLFKPKMHANARLSSCILISCMFPLCAVVGALTSGPVIRTATGNVRGQVTDIAREFLGIPFAKPPVGSMRWSKPQPPDPWSPGTLNATARQPACPQKYCYKFLPNASCPDISQTSEDCLYLNVWTPLDANVTSGYPVMAFLHGGAFKWGSASLPMYDGGKLAMDGHVIVVDIEYRIGLLGFLYTGDGPGGATGNYGILDQRLALQWIQTNIDAFGGDPFKVTLFGQSAGAQSVFIHVMSPPSNSLFRAAIVESAPFAVPYRTKDEARLLATKFRELLKCREGDFQCLLNKTVEEINDAQQDVTFKITGGKLDEYFEPIGPVVDGVDVPMQPMAAARLGKFRKLPLMLGTVTEEGRLFVYGAWKLNLKRTEYEAALAAIHPSHFEEVETEYPPSDVPDLRDELCEVVTDYLFTCATRNVSENILKGGNSSTFLYVFDHATNGTGGWGKDTFCEGHVCHAEELAYIFQNSWVKGTPDEGTLSQLMVLYWSNFAHSMNPSVGPRSPLLRWFPYSPGSKTIMHFKTPTPECITQFRKQQCDFWDTVGYEL; encoded by the exons atggaTGTCTTACTCTTCAAGCCTAAAATGCATGCTAATGCGCGTCTTAGCTCGTGCATCCTAATAAGTTGCATGTTTCCGCTTTGTGCGGTAGTCGGCGCGCTTACATCCGGCCCTGTGATCCGGACAGCGACCGGAAACGTCCGTGGGCAGGTGACGGACATTGCCCGGGAGTTCTTAGGAATACCCTTTGCCAAGCCACCTGTTGGAAGTATGAG GTGGTCAAAGCCTCAACCGCCGGATCCTTGGTCACCCGGAACACTAAACGCCACGGCCCGCCAACCCGCATGTCCCCAAAAATACTGTTACAAGTTCCTTCCAAATGCCAGCTGCCCAGATATT TCACAGACGTCGGAAGACTGTCTCTATCTGAACGTCTGGACGCCGCTGGATGCTAACGTCACTTCCGGTTACCCTGTTATGGCGTTTTTACACGGTGGCGCGTTTAAATGGGGATCGGCATCCCTCCCGATGTACGACGGCGGCAAGCTGGCTATGGAcggtcacgtgattgttgtcgACATCGAGTACAGGATCG GTTTACTTGGTTTCCTGTACACGGGTGACGGCCCAGGTGGAGCGACCGGAAACTACGGCATCCTGGATCAACGACTGGCCCTTCAGTGGATACAAACCAACATAGACGCATTTGGGGGAGACCCGTTTAAA GTCACATTGTTTGGCCAGAGCGCAGGGGCACAGTCCGTTTTCATCCACGTGATGTCACCACCCTCAAACAGCCTCTTCCGGGCCGCCATCGTGGAGAGCGCACCGTTCGCCGTTCCCTACCGCACCAAGGACGAGGCCCGCCTCCTGGCCACCAAGTTTCGCGAATTACTAAAGTGTCGGGAGGGAGACTTTCAGTGTCTCCTCAACAAGACGGTTGAGGAAATCAACGACGCACAACAGGATGTGACTTTTAAAATCACAGGTGGGAAGCTGGATGAGTATTTTGAGCCGATTGGTCCGGTCGTTGATGGAGTTGATGTGCCAATGCAACCGATGGCGGCGGCTCGACTCGGTAAATTCCGTAAACTTCCGTTAATGCTCGGAACCGTTACGGAAGAAGGAAGGCTATTCGTGTATGGAGCATGGAAACTTAATCTGAAAAGAACAGAATACGAAGCAGCATTGGCCGCAATTCACCCGAGTCACTTTGAGGAAGTAGAGACCGAGTATCCTCCATCGGATGTGCCAGATCTAAGAGACGAGCTATGTGAAGTGGTCACGGACTATTTGTTCACGTGCGCCACTCGGAACGTTTccgaaaacattttaaaaggaGGAAACAGCAGCACATTTCTGTACGTGTTCGATCACGCCACTAACGGAACTGGTGGGTGGGGCAAGGACACGTTTTGTGAAGGCCACGTGTGTCATGCGGAAGAGCTCGCGTACATCTTTCAAAACAGCTGGGTTAAAGGAACCCCTGACGAAGGGACCCTTTCGCAACTGATGGTATTATACTGGAGCAACTTTGCTCACTCTATGAACCCGAGTGTTGGTCCTAGGTCACCCCTTTTAAGATGGTTTCCCTACAGTCCGGGTTCAAAAACTATTATGCATTTTAAGACACCAACCCCTGAATGTATTACCCAGTTTCGCAAACAACAGTGCGATTTCTGGGACACAGTAGGATATGAACTGTAG